The following are encoded in a window of Phormidium ambiguum IAM M-71 genomic DNA:
- a CDS encoding DUF3318 domain-containing protein gives MEPKTEISRLLDIMPASGRMMCKIISKPEQKTVIESPYPLPWNGTREVWINFDLWSRLAPQQRDLLLLRTVSWLIGIKWFKPDVYQGVVVASLLGGVFELVEKDIVGVVVAGGLTALAGMQIWRNNRSSQAQLTADEAALKVAIRRGYSETEAAQSLIRAIDAVAQIEGRSTLDFLELLRRQNLRSIANLSPVGVPETIKKE, from the coding sequence ATGGAGCCAAAAACAGAAATTAGTCGCCTGCTCGATATTATGCCCGCCTCTGGTCGGATGATGTGTAAAATCATCAGTAAACCAGAGCAAAAAACAGTAATAGAAAGCCCTTATCCTTTGCCTTGGAATGGGACAAGAGAAGTTTGGATTAACTTTGATTTGTGGAGTCGTTTAGCGCCACAACAACGAGATTTATTGTTGTTAAGAACGGTTTCTTGGCTAATAGGAATTAAATGGTTTAAACCTGATGTTTATCAAGGTGTAGTAGTAGCTTCCCTTTTAGGGGGAGTATTTGAATTAGTCGAAAAAGATATAGTTGGCGTAGTAGTTGCGGGCGGCTTAACTGCATTAGCAGGTATGCAAATTTGGCGGAATAATCGCAGTTCGCAAGCGCAACTTACTGCTGATGAAGCTGCGCTCAAAGTAGCGATTCGTCGGGGTTATTCAGAAACAGAAGCCGCTCAAAGTTTAATTCGTGCGATCGATGCTGTAGCGCAAATTGAAGGGCGCTCTACCTTGGATTTTTTGGAGTTATTGCGCCGCCAAAATTTAAGATCGATCGCCAATCTTTCCCCAGTCGGTGTCCCAGAAACAATCAAAAAAGAATAA
- a CDS encoding NupC/NupG family nucleoside CNT transporter, which translates to MSHPIYLNLISFLGIFGLCIVAWIFSEHRKVIPWRVIIGGILLQLVLGFLVFQFPLTREALKGFSSLLDSVFYAADVGANFVFGNNIVPLPGRATTVNLGYIFAFRALPAVIFFSGLMALLYNLGIIQIITTIFAKAFYKTMGLSGAESLSGAANIFVGIEAAIAVKPFIPKMTRSEICAILACCFGTAASSTLAIYVNFLRPVFPNILGHLVSASIMAIPACFVLSKILVPETEVPVTAGGIPVEEKTQKTNTEEEEQAPTETVGGEPIERVSPMDAAILGALDGVKMAVSIAAVLILILGLVSLINQIFGGLASVPGFIGQIFSVVTLPNILGFIFYPLTLLTGVPFDESWTASVIIGRRLLETAIPPYQALAEAAKNGQVSDRTVLIVSYALSGFAHIASVGIFVGGTIALAPSRRKDISALGWKALFVGTLATLMIACIAGVYDTGNPSILGEKQAPTPAVSPTPTPTPTPAPTTPAASPTPQAAPPVAPKPQAPAAKPSP; encoded by the coding sequence ATGTCTCATCCTATTTACCTGAACTTAATTTCCTTTTTAGGAATATTCGGATTATGTATAGTCGCTTGGATTTTTTCGGAACATCGTAAAGTTATCCCTTGGCGAGTCATTATTGGCGGTATACTTTTACAATTAGTTTTGGGATTTTTAGTATTTCAATTTCCGCTAACCAGAGAAGCATTAAAAGGATTTAGTAGCTTATTAGACAGCGTATTTTATGCAGCTGATGTAGGAGCAAACTTTGTTTTTGGTAATAATATTGTCCCCCTACCGGGAAGAGCAACAACTGTAAATTTAGGCTACATTTTTGCCTTTCGCGCCCTACCTGCGGTAATTTTCTTTTCGGGATTAATGGCATTACTTTATAACTTGGGGATAATTCAAATTATTACCACTATATTCGCCAAAGCATTCTACAAAACTATGGGATTAAGTGGGGCAGAATCTCTGAGTGGGGCAGCCAATATTTTTGTCGGAATTGAAGCAGCGATCGCCGTTAAACCCTTCATTCCCAAAATGACACGCAGCGAAATCTGTGCAATTTTAGCTTGTTGTTTTGGTACGGCGGCTTCTTCCACATTAGCAATTTATGTGAATTTCCTCAGACCAGTATTTCCGAACATTTTAGGACATTTGGTATCAGCGTCAATTATGGCGATACCCGCTTGTTTTGTGTTATCAAAAATCTTAGTCCCGGAAACAGAAGTTCCGGTAACAGCCGGAGGAATTCCTGTTGAAGAAAAAACCCAAAAAACAAATACAGAAGAGGAAGAACAAGCCCCCACTGAAACAGTAGGCGGAGAACCAATCGAACGAGTTAGCCCAATGGATGCGGCAATTTTAGGCGCACTTGATGGGGTGAAAATGGCTGTTTCGATCGCGGCTGTATTGATTTTAATTCTGGGTTTAGTTTCTTTGATCAATCAAATTTTTGGAGGTTTGGCTAGCGTACCTGGTTTTATTGGACAAATTTTTAGTGTAGTAACTTTACCCAACATTTTAGGATTTATCTTTTATCCATTAACTTTATTAACTGGCGTTCCTTTTGATGAATCTTGGACAGCTTCGGTAATTATTGGCAGAAGACTTTTAGAAACAGCAATTCCACCTTATCAAGCATTAGCAGAAGCAGCCAAAAATGGTCAAGTGAGCGATCGCACAGTGTTAATTGTCAGTTACGCCCTTTCCGGTTTCGCTCACATCGCCTCCGTTGGCATCTTTGTTGGTGGTACGATCGCTCTAGCACCCTCCCGCAGAAAAGACATTTCCGCATTAGGTTGGAAAGCCTTATTTGTCGGCACTTTAGCCACCTTAATGATTGCTTGCATCGCAGGTGTATATGACACTGGTAATCCCAGCATTTTAGGCGAAAAACAAGCCCCAACCCCCGCTGTCTCCCCAACCCCAACCCCAACTCCAACTCCCGCACCCACCACACCCGCCGCAAGCCCAACACCCCAAGCAGCACCCCCAGTCGCACCTAAACCTCAAGCTCCCGCAGCTAAACCTTCTCCTTGA
- the dnaG gene encoding DNA primase → MQIPRLHPDTIEQVKQRADIVEVISEKVVLRKRGKDFQGLCPFHDEKSPSFSVSPQKQMYYCFGCQAGGNVIKFLMELEKQSFADVVLNLARRYSIPVQTLEPEQRQELQRQITLREQLFEILAVTTAFYQHALYQPSGKVALEYLHSERQLNDETIKKFQLGYAPAGWETLYRYLVEQKGFSIPLVEQAGLIRLRKESQVSYYDYFRDRLIIPIHDLQGRVIGFGGRTLSDEQPKYLNSPESQLFIKGKTLFGLDKAKDAISKQDLAVVVEGYFDAIALHAKGITNAVASLGTALSLDQVKLLLRYNESKQLVLNFDADKAGNTAAKRAIAEIANLAYKGEIQLRILNLPNGKDADEYLKTYSAEKYENLLTDAPLWLAWQIEQLLESKDLKQANQYQQVAEEMVKILGNIIDDNQLTYYVNLCAERLSRGDSRQIPLISQNLLNKVVQHWKVLCRNNQSLQMPLLIENIVKRNYPQTKPQLSIVKKPDTEAEKVVTNQRDDLLKIAEALLLRIYIHCPEHRQNIIDGLESKELELSFSHHRFLWQQIREIDINSSAENLISKLQDIAVEFPQEMAQVSRLFILDEIAEKDLERAGELIKAALIRMEQIMCEKQARCFLTLFEKTDGSLEPENQQNYYQEFLYYKQRSMELEQQCQVSISDLLQL, encoded by the coding sequence ATGCAAATTCCTCGCCTGCATCCTGATACGATCGAACAAGTTAAACAACGCGCCGATATCGTCGAAGTGATCTCGGAAAAAGTTGTTTTACGCAAACGGGGTAAAGATTTCCAAGGTTTATGTCCGTTTCATGATGAAAAATCTCCCAGTTTTAGCGTTAGTCCTCAGAAGCAAATGTATTATTGCTTCGGTTGTCAAGCTGGGGGAAATGTCATTAAGTTCCTCATGGAACTGGAAAAACAATCTTTTGCAGATGTGGTCTTAAATTTGGCGCGACGCTATTCCATACCAGTGCAAACATTGGAACCGGAACAACGTCAAGAACTGCAACGCCAAATAACTTTAAGAGAACAATTATTTGAGATTTTGGCAGTCACAACGGCGTTTTATCAACACGCTTTGTATCAACCTTCCGGGAAAGTAGCTTTAGAATATTTGCACTCAGAACGACAGTTAAATGATGAAACAATTAAGAAGTTTCAGTTAGGTTATGCGCCTGCGGGTTGGGAAACTCTTTATCGATATTTGGTGGAACAAAAGGGATTTTCTATTCCCTTAGTAGAACAAGCGGGATTGATTCGGCTTCGCAAAGAATCGCAAGTTAGCTATTATGATTATTTCCGCGATCGCCTAATTATTCCCATCCACGATCTCCAAGGTAGAGTAATCGGTTTTGGTGGCAGAACTCTCAGCGACGAACAACCAAAATATCTCAATTCTCCCGAAAGCCAACTATTTATTAAAGGCAAAACTTTGTTTGGTTTAGATAAAGCCAAAGATGCGATTTCTAAACAAGATTTAGCAGTGGTGGTGGAAGGGTATTTTGATGCGATCGCACTTCACGCAAAGGGAATTACCAACGCCGTCGCCTCTTTGGGAACAGCCTTAAGTTTAGACCAAGTAAAACTACTTTTACGTTACAACGAATCCAAACAATTAGTTTTAAATTTCGATGCTGACAAAGCGGGAAACACCGCCGCCAAAAGAGCGATCGCAGAAATCGCCAACCTAGCTTATAAAGGAGAAATTCAACTCCGCATTCTTAACCTTCCTAACGGCAAAGATGCCGACGAATACTTAAAAACCTATTCTGCTGAAAAATACGAGAATTTATTAACTGATGCACCTTTATGGTTAGCTTGGCAAATCGAACAATTATTAGAAAGTAAAGACCTCAAACAAGCCAACCAATATCAGCAAGTAGCTGAAGAAATGGTGAAAATTCTTGGTAACATCATCGACGATAATCAACTAACATACTATGTTAATTTGTGTGCCGAACGCTTGAGCAGAGGCGATTCTCGGCAAATCCCCTTAATTTCTCAAAATCTCCTCAACAAAGTTGTGCAACACTGGAAAGTGCTATGTCGTAATAATCAATCTCTACAAATGCCCTTATTAATAGAGAATATAGTTAAGCGTAATTATCCCCAAACAAAACCACAACTTAGTATTGTAAAAAAACCAGACACTGAAGCAGAAAAAGTAGTTACAAACCAACGAGATGACCTTTTAAAAATTGCCGAAGCTTTATTATTGCGGATTTATATTCACTGTCCTGAACATCGCCAAAATATCATTGATGGGTTGGAAAGTAAAGAATTAGAATTAAGCTTTTCCCATCATCGATTTTTATGGCAACAAATTCGAGAAATTGATATTAATTCAAGTGCAGAAAATCTTATTTCCAAACTCCAAGATATAGCCGTAGAATTTCCGCAAGAGATGGCGCAGGTTTCCCGACTATTTATTTTAGATGAAATTGCTGAAAAAGACTTGGAACGAGCCGGGGAATTAATCAAAGCTGCGCTGATTCGCATGGAGCAAATTATGTGTGAAAAACAAGCGCGTTGCTTTCTAACACTGTTTGAAAAAACGGATGGTTCTTTAGAGCC